One window of Flavobacterium dauae genomic DNA carries:
- a CDS encoding TlpA family protein disulfide reductase, which produces MKVRLLLVAVCLMFVTFAIGQNKLPNVALKGIDNKAVNVANFNNSSKPVIVSFWATWCGPCIKELEAIKTKYAQWQKDYGVELVAISIDDSKTINRVKPMVTSKGWKYKVLLDKNQDLKRALNVVNVPYTMILYKGKVMFTHSNYTPGIENKIEQELNEITKK; this is translated from the coding sequence ATGAAAGTACGTTTGTTATTAGTGGCTGTTTGCCTAATGTTTGTAACATTTGCAATTGGTCAAAATAAATTACCTAATGTTGCGTTAAAGGGAATAGATAATAAAGCTGTTAATGTGGCTAATTTCAATAATTCATCAAAACCGGTAATTGTAAGCTTTTGGGCTACATGGTGCGGTCCGTGTATTAAAGAATTAGAGGCTATTAAAACAAAGTATGCACAATGGCAAAAAGATTATGGTGTAGAATTAGTGGCAATTTCTATCGATGATTCTAAAACAATCAACCGGGTTAAGCCTATGGTAACATCTAAAGGGTGGAAATATAAAGTGTTGTTAGATAAGAATCAAGATTTAAAAAGGGCTTTAAATGTGGTAAATGTGCCCTATACAATGATACTTTATAAAGGAAAAGTAATGTTTACACACTCTAACTACACTCCGGGAATCGAAAATAAGATAGAGCAAGAATTAAATGAAATTACAAAGAAATAA
- a CDS encoding DUF6029 family protein translates to MKKIILSATLLTSSFFYAQVRVGIESNSQYYLDDDKIKIDEVEAEDRFRSNTYIKLDYFKNKWEFGTQVEAYFPKAIINYNPDFKDANIGTIYARYNDFDNGVNVTLGHFYEQFGSGLILRSWEDRALGINNAIFGMNAKLRLTKNLDITALGGKQRVGMGFDFAEGYVLGTNVEFNAADALKTENIDLRFGASYVGRLDEKKEVEYEGINDLISAVSGRFNFGIGGFNLGAEYVHKQKDIVVSNQEYVDGVFLDGNALLVNLGYNEGNFGSSVNLRRMENMAFFSERKFAGNVYNKGVVNYIPALTKQYDFSLQNIYVYQAQGGINWLEKRDGEIGGQYDLYYDFVEGSTLGGKYGTHLAVNGSYWAGLKSTYDFANQTLDNEFLKFGEKYYSDIAVEIRKRFTPSFQMIAMYMNQYYNAPVLTGKFEDVKTDIVTAEGLYNFSETSSVRLQLQNMWASADKGDWAAGMLEFVPNSMFSIYVTDMYNYGNEHSDGRIHYYSVGGSFSKGATRIAVNYGRQRGGLICVGGVCRYVPESNGVTLNLTTNF, encoded by the coding sequence ATGAAAAAGATCATTCTTTCGGCGACGTTATTAACGTCGTCTTTCTTTTATGCACAAGTGCGTGTAGGTATCGAATCTAATAGTCAGTACTATCTTGATGATGATAAAATTAAAATAGATGAGGTAGAAGCTGAAGATCGATTTAGGTCGAATACGTATATAAAGCTAGATTATTTTAAAAATAAATGGGAATTTGGTACACAGGTAGAAGCGTACTTTCCAAAAGCAATCATTAATTACAATCCCGATTTTAAAGATGCTAATATAGGAACTATTTACGCACGTTACAACGACTTTGATAATGGTGTAAATGTTACTTTAGGACATTTTTATGAACAATTTGGAAGTGGTTTGATTTTGCGTTCGTGGGAAGATCGTGCTTTAGGGATAAACAATGCTATTTTTGGTATGAATGCTAAATTGCGTTTAACAAAAAATCTTGATATTACAGCTTTAGGCGGTAAACAACGTGTTGGAATGGGGTTTGATTTTGCAGAGGGATACGTATTAGGAACAAATGTTGAATTTAATGCGGCCGATGCGTTAAAAACAGAAAATATCGATTTAAGATTTGGAGCTAGTTACGTTGGTAGATTAGACGAGAAAAAAGAAGTTGAATACGAAGGGATAAATGATTTAATCAGTGCAGTTTCCGGACGTTTTAATTTTGGTATTGGTGGCTTTAACCTTGGGGCAGAATATGTTCACAAACAAAAAGATATTGTTGTTTCAAATCAAGAGTATGTAGATGGAGTATTTTTAGACGGCAATGCTTTGTTGGTTAACCTGGGGTATAACGAAGGTAACTTTGGGTCAAGTGTTAACCTGCGCAGAATGGAAAATATGGCATTTTTCTCGGAAAGAAAATTTGCGGGAAATGTGTATAATAAAGGTGTTGTAAATTATATACCGGCTTTAACAAAGCAATACGATTTTTCGTTACAAAATATTTATGTGTACCAGGCACAAGGAGGTATTAACTGGCTTGAGAAAAGAGATGGTGAAATAGGCGGACAATATGATTTATACTACGATTTTGTAGAAGGAAGCACATTGGGTGGTAAATATGGAACGCATTTAGCTGTTAATGGATCTTATTGGGCAGGGTTAAAATCAACGTATGATTTTGCTAACCAAACCTTAGATAATGAGTTTTTGAAATTCGGAGAAAAATATTATTCTGATATTGCTGTAGAGATAAGAAAACGATTTACACCTAGTTTTCAAATGATAGCAATGTATATGAATCAATATTACAATGCACCGGTTTTAACAGGAAAATTTGAAGACGTTAAAACAGATATTGTAACTGCAGAGGGTTTGTATAATTTTTCGGAAACTTCGTCAGTACGCTTGCAGCTGCAAAATATGTGGGCTTCTGCCGATAAAGGCGATTGGGCTGCGGGTATGTTAGAGTTTGTACCAAATTCAATGTTTAGTATTTATGTTACCGATATGTATAATTATGGTAACGAACATTCAGACGGTCGCATCCATTACTATAGTGTTGGTGGAAGTTTCTCTAAAGGTGCAACCCGCATAGCTGTAAATTATGGTCGTCAACGTGGTGGTTTAATCTGTGTTGGTGGTGTGTGTAGATATGTGCCGGAATCAAACGGAGTTACCTTAAACTTAACAACAAATTTCTAA
- the rpsA gene encoding 30S ribosomal protein S1, with protein MSEQTQNAKEFLDTFNWESYENGIDAVDAQNLQEFEDLVEKTFISTGEEEVVEGVVVRITDRDAIVDINAKSEGVISLNEFRYNPNLKVGDKVEVLIDVREDKNGQLVLSHRKARTIKAWDRVIAAHDTGEIVNGFVKCRTKGGMIVDVFGIEAFLPGSQIDVKPIRDYDQYVNKTMEFKVVKINHEFKNVVVSHKALIEADIEVQKKEIIGQLEKGQVLEGVVKNITSYGVFIDLGGVDGLIHITDLSWSRINHPSEVLELDQKLNVVILDFDDEKTRIQLGLKQLNAHPWDALDANLNVGDKVKGKVVVLADYGAFIEVAEGVEGLIHVSEMSWSTHLRSAQDFVKIGDEVEAVILTLDREERKMSLGIKQLTNDPWTDITSKYPVGSKHTGTVRNFTNFGVFVELEEGIDGLVYISDLSWTKKVKHPSEFVNVGDKLDVVVLELDVEGRKLSLGHKQTTDNPWDAHEAAYGVGTVHNGTIADLNDKGATVNFEEDVVAFIPTRHLEKEDGKKLKKGDTADFKVIEFNKEFKRVVASHTATFREEEEKNFKASEEKAAANNAANEKTTLGDIDALAELKAKMEGKN; from the coding sequence ATGTCTGAACAAACACAAAACGCAAAAGAATTCTTAGACACTTTCAACTGGGAAAGTTACGAAAACGGTATTGACGCAGTTGATGCTCAAAACTTACAAGAATTCGAAGATTTGGTAGAAAAAACGTTTATCTCAACTGGTGAAGAAGAAGTTGTAGAAGGTGTAGTAGTAAGAATCACAGACAGAGATGCAATCGTTGATATCAACGCTAAATCTGAAGGTGTTATTTCTTTAAACGAGTTCCGTTACAACCCTAACTTAAAAGTTGGTGATAAAGTAGAGGTTTTAATCGACGTTCGCGAAGATAAAAACGGTCAATTAGTATTATCTCACCGTAAAGCTCGTACAATCAAAGCTTGGGATCGCGTTATCGCAGCTCATGATACAGGTGAAATCGTTAACGGTTTTGTTAAATGTAGAACTAAAGGTGGTATGATCGTTGACGTATTCGGTATCGAAGCATTCTTACCAGGATCTCAAATCGATGTGAAACCAATCCGCGATTACGATCAATACGTAAACAAAACTATGGAATTTAAAGTTGTTAAAATCAACCACGAATTCAAAAACGTAGTAGTTTCTCACAAAGCATTAATCGAAGCTGATATCGAAGTTCAGAAAAAAGAAATCATCGGTCAGTTAGAAAAAGGTCAGGTATTAGAAGGTGTTGTTAAAAACATTACTTCTTACGGTGTATTCATTGATTTAGGTGGAGTTGACGGATTAATCCACATTACAGACTTATCTTGGTCTCGTATCAACCACCCATCTGAAGTATTAGAATTAGACCAAAAATTAAACGTTGTAATCTTGGATTTCGATGACGAGAAAACACGTATCCAATTAGGTTTAAAACAATTAAACGCTCATCCATGGGATGCTTTAGATGCTAACTTAAACGTTGGTGACAAAGTAAAAGGTAAAGTAGTTGTTTTAGCTGATTACGGTGCATTTATCGAAGTTGCAGAAGGTGTAGAAGGTTTAATTCACGTTTCAGAAATGTCATGGTCAACGCATTTACGTTCAGCTCAAGATTTCGTGAAAATTGGTGATGAAGTAGAAGCTGTTATCTTAACATTAGATCGTGAAGAGCGTAAAATGTCTTTAGGTATCAAACAATTAACTAACGATCCTTGGACAGATATTACATCTAAATACCCAGTAGGTTCTAAACACACAGGTACCGTTCGTAACTTTACTAACTTTGGTGTATTCGTTGAATTAGAAGAAGGAATCGATGGTTTAGTTTATATTTCTGATTTATCTTGGACTAAAAAAGTAAAACATCCATCAGAATTTGTTAACGTAGGTGACAAGTTAGATGTTGTTGTTTTGGAATTAGATGTTGAAGGTCGTAAATTATCTTTAGGTCATAAGCAAACTACCGATAACCCATGGGATGCTCACGAAGCAGCTTACGGTGTAGGTACAGTTCATAACGGAACAATTGCAGACTTAAACGATAAAGGTGCAACTGTAAACTTCGAAGAAGATGTGGTGGCTTTCATCCCAACTCGTCATTTAGAGAAAGAAGACGGTAAAAAATTGAAAAAAGGCGATACTGCTGATTTCAAAGTTATCGAATTCAATAAAGAATTCAAAAGAGTTGTAGCATCTCACACAGCAACATTCCGTGAAGAAGAAGAGAAAAACTTCAAAGCTTCAGAAGAAAAAGCTGCTGCAAATAACGCTGCAAACGAAAAAACAACTTTAGGAGATATCGACGCTTTAGCAGAATTAAAAGCTAAAATGGAAGGTAAAAACTAA